The segment AGGCTCAGCTTGACATCGTCTGGTCCGCTCCGTATGGTCGTCTTTCAACTGGTTTTGTGCCACTCTCAACTGGTTTTGTTCCCCCAATTCCGTGGAGAATGCCGATGAACAAGGTCACCTTCCGTTGGAATCGCCCGCTCCAGCTCCTGGGCCTGCTCCTGATCGCGGCGTTGTCGGTTGGTACCGAAGCCGCGCGAGCTCAAGAAGCAGGCGACGACTGCTTTGACTTCTACGGTTGCGAAGTCTGTCCTAATGAAGACGGGACCTGCATCACATATGTCTGCCCGTTCGGTGACCCCAGGGGTGTTGGGATCCTCTGCATAGGATGACTGCAGGATCGCACAATGCAGGGGATGAAGGAGCTGGTCGGTGGAACCGGGTCGTCAACATCGCGATCCTGGGAGTGCTCGCCATCCTGCTGTTCAATCCGTCGGGTGTGGTGGGAAGCTGGATCATAACAAAGTACAATGGATGGCAGGAGCAGCGGCGAATCGCCCTGAACTGGCCGGAGTTGACGAGCGCGTCGAGTTATCTTGGTCCGACCCCCCTACAGGATGGTGCTGTCATAGTGGAGTTTGTGGACTATGACTGCCCCGTTTGTAAGGCGGTGGCTCCCGACGTCCTGGAGAGCGTTCGCGGCCGCGGCGTTACGGTGGTTATGCGCCACGTCCCCTCTGAGCGCGGTGGTCCGGCTGCAACGGAAGCGGCTCTCGCGGCGATTTGCGCAGAGCAGTACGGTCTGTTCCCGGAGGCGCATGGCGCGCTGATCTCGGAGGAGAGGTGGCTGGAGACGCGAGATTGGGTGGGCTTCGCCGTCAACTTGGGAGTCGGCGACCCAGAGTCGTTCGGCAATTGTGTGAGTGAGGAAGAAGCCCCGCGGCGTCGTCTCGCCCGCGATGTGGAGTTGGCGGAAGTTCTGCGGATTCCCGGGACGCCGACCTTTGTCTCGGCCGAAAAGTTGCACCCGGGTGCACCGGGACTGGGGTCGGCGCTGGCGGCCGCTGCCCCAACGCGGCCGCGCACCCGGCGTCGTCCCTCCACCGACCCGGTCTTCGATTCGTCGGAGCACAGGGATCTTTCCGAGCGGCTGCTGGACGTCCGCGGCGGCTTCTTCACGCCGGACGGCGGTCTCGTTGTGTTGGACCGCACCGAGATCTACATCGTCGACATGGCCTCCGGGGAGCATCGAGTGGTGGGGCGCGAGGGAGAGGGGCCGGAGGAATTCGGCCACATACAGCGGGCGGTTCGCACGTCGGAGGGCGTCACCGTTAGCGACTACCTCAGGCGTCGTATCGTGTCGATTGGCCACGATGGCGACTTTGGCCACTCACGAAACTACTCGGATGTTCCGCTCAACAGCTCTCAACCGCGGCTGGTAGCCCGTCAGCCGGACGGCGGCGCGGTCTTCCGCGACGGAGTCGGCGATGCGCAGCGTGTGCGGAAGTCCGAAGGTCGATACTGGCGGCAGGCTCGGTACGTGGCGGTGGATTCCGCCGGCGGACTTCGGGTGGTCGCGGAGACACGAGGCAACGAACGGTATTCCGACACGAGACGTGACAGTCCCGTGTTGTTTGGGCACCGGACATTGGAGGCGGCAACCGCACACCGTCTCGTCGTCGCCGAAACTGACCAGGGATCCATCTCGGTATTCGACTGGAGCGGTGCGCCTGTCGCCAGTATTCCCATGCCGGCCGGCGTCAGGCTGTCCGCAGGCCAAGTGCGGATGGGGCGAGAGTCCGAGGCGTCGCAGCGGCAGCAGCAAAGGGGATGGCTCATGGAGGCCGCGGCGGACGGCAG is part of the Candidatus Palauibacter scopulicola genome and harbors:
- a CDS encoding thioredoxin domain-containing protein, translated to MTAGSHNAGDEGAGRWNRVVNIAILGVLAILLFNPSGVVGSWIITKYNGWQEQRRIALNWPELTSASSYLGPTPLQDGAVIVEFVDYDCPVCKAVAPDVLESVRGRGVTVVMRHVPSERGGPAATEAALAAICAEQYGLFPEAHGALISEERWLETRDWVGFAVNLGVGDPESFGNCVSEEEAPRRRLARDVELAEVLRIPGTPTFVSAEKLHPGAPGLGSALAAAAPTRPRTRRRPSTDPVFDSSEHRDLSERLLDVRGGFFTPDGGLVVLDRTEIYIVDMASGEHRVVGREGEGPEEFGHIQRAVRTSEGVTVSDYLRRRIVSIGHDGDFGHSRNYSDVPLNSSQPRLVARQPDGGAVFRDGVGDAQRVRKSEGRYWRQARYVAVDSAGGLRVVAETRGNERYSDTRRDSPVLFGHRTLEAATAHRLVVAETDQGSISVFDWSGAPVASIPMPAGVRLSAGQVRMGRESEASQRQQQRGWLMEAAADGRFPFAPSDVKERLLSFVPDWPANEVAPPIDEMLTDFDSRLWVRDYRLPG